Proteins encoded in a region of the Bradyrhizobium sp. CB3481 genome:
- a CDS encoding ABC transporter substrate-binding protein, protein MTTLLRAVLAVVVALASLGAISERLRQEGVSDDEIRIGNLMPYSGGLSIFGAIGKAETAYFETLNARGGINGRKVRFISYDDKSDPASALNLTRTLVEEDKVLLMFGSFGTPGNFAVRKYLNERQIPQLFVASGDDHLSDPSLFPWTMGWQPSFREEGRIYANYIQAFYPGKRIVALWQNDHFGREVIKGMEDGLGPVARMIRVGIAYDLRDEHLDTHVSILKRSGAEILVFAGVPENAAKVIRLAASLDWHPVFIMNQMASSIGGGLKPAGVENAVGVTTAAYLKDADDPAWKDEQSGADWQSFLENYRGAGGSDESAAMFGYAAAETLAQVLRQCGDDLSRENVMKQAAALKDYQGSVLLPGIKISTGPWNFRPIKHMRLVQFDGRTWQPIGDVLETAFAGADK, encoded by the coding sequence ATGACCACGCTGCTCCGGGCCGTTCTGGCGGTCGTCGTCGCGCTCGCGTCGCTGGGCGCGATTTCCGAACGCTTGCGCCAGGAGGGGGTGAGCGATGACGAAATCCGCATCGGCAATCTCATGCCCTATAGCGGGGGCCTTTCGATTTTCGGGGCGATCGGCAAGGCCGAGACGGCCTATTTCGAAACGCTCAACGCGCGCGGCGGCATCAACGGCCGCAAGGTGCGCTTCATCTCCTATGACGACAAGTCCGATCCTGCCTCCGCGCTCAATCTGACGCGCACGCTCGTCGAGGAAGACAAGGTGCTCCTGATGTTCGGCTCGTTCGGCACGCCGGGCAATTTTGCGGTCCGCAAATATCTCAATGAGCGGCAGATTCCCCAGCTGTTCGTGGCGTCCGGCGACGATCATCTCAGCGATCCATCGCTGTTTCCATGGACCATGGGCTGGCAACCCTCGTTCCGCGAGGAGGGGCGCATCTATGCCAACTACATTCAGGCGTTTTATCCGGGCAAGCGGATCGTCGCCCTCTGGCAGAACGATCATTTCGGCCGCGAGGTCATCAAGGGCATGGAGGATGGCCTCGGTCCCGTCGCACGCATGATCAGGGTCGGCATCGCCTATGATCTCAGGGATGAGCATCTTGATACGCACGTATCGATCCTGAAGCGATCGGGAGCCGAAATTCTGGTGTTCGCGGGCGTGCCTGAAAACGCTGCGAAGGTGATCCGCCTGGCGGCGAGCCTCGACTGGCATCCGGTGTTCATCATGAACCAGATGGCTTCGTCGATTGGGGGCGGGCTGAAACCCGCGGGTGTCGAAAACGCGGTGGGCGTGACCACCGCCGCCTATCTGAAGGACGCGGACGATCCGGCCTGGAAGGACGAACAGTCAGGCGCCGACTGGCAGTCGTTTCTGGAAAACTATCGCGGCGCCGGCGGCAGCGATGAAAGCGCCGCCATGTTCGGCTACGCGGCCGCCGAGACATTGGCGCAGGTGCTGAGGCAGTGCGGCGACGACCTGTCGCGCGAGAATGTCATGAAGCAGGCTGCGGCGCTTAAGGATTATCAGGGCTCCGTTCTGCTGCCCGGCATCAAGATCAGCACCGGCCCGTGGAATTTCCGTCCCATCAAGCACATGCGGCTGGTTCAGTTCGATGGCCGTACCTGGCAGCCGATCGGCGATGTCCTCGAAACCGCGTTTGCCGGTGCCGACAAGTAG
- a CDS encoding tetratricopeptide repeat protein, which translates to MLVLLLGWPAAAQGPGQKNDYLKNTELCNGKGAASPEARIEGCTALIQTVQGSAAALPIAYNNRGNAYVAKQDYDRAIQDFDQSIKLNQTYTKPLNNRGVAYLRKGEYDVAIRAFDEAIRLKADYAEAFANRAMAHLKKRDYDRAARDFDEAIRIDPGLRAAWSGRCWSRAVVGALQAALEDCDKALQTEPDNAATYDSRGLIRLKMGQAGAAIADYNSALRLDPKLASALYGRGFAKLKTGMADGNADIAAARSIDAEVADKFLDFGVR; encoded by the coding sequence ATGCTCGTCCTGCTGCTCGGATGGCCCGCAGCGGCGCAGGGGCCAGGACAGAAGAACGATTATCTAAAGAATACTGAATTGTGCAACGGCAAAGGCGCCGCGTCGCCTGAAGCCCGCATCGAAGGTTGCACGGCGCTCATCCAGACGGTGCAGGGCAGCGCGGCGGCACTGCCGATCGCCTACAATAATCGCGGCAATGCCTATGTCGCAAAGCAAGACTACGACCGCGCCATCCAGGACTTCGACCAATCGATCAAGCTCAATCAGACCTACACCAAGCCGCTCAACAATCGCGGCGTCGCGTACCTCAGAAAGGGCGAATATGACGTTGCGATCAGGGCTTTCGATGAGGCGATCAGGCTCAAGGCCGACTACGCCGAGGCGTTCGCGAACCGCGCGATGGCCCACCTGAAAAAGCGGGACTACGATCGCGCGGCGCGGGACTTCGACGAGGCGATCCGGATCGATCCTGGTTTGCGGGCCGCCTGGAGCGGCCGTTGCTGGAGCCGAGCTGTCGTCGGTGCATTGCAGGCGGCACTGGAGGACTGCGACAAGGCGCTGCAGACCGAGCCGGACAACGCCGCAACGTACGATTCCCGCGGACTGATCCGTCTGAAGATGGGGCAGGCCGGTGCCGCCATCGCCGACTACAATTCCGCGCTACGTCTTGATCCGAAGCTGGCAAGCGCGCTTTATGGCCGTGGATTTGCCAAGCTCAAAACCGGCATGGCTGATGGCAATGCGGATATTGCTGCGGCGAGGTCGATCGATGCCGAGGTCGCCGACAAGTTCTTGGATTTTGGCGTTCGGTAA
- a CDS encoding FecR family protein, with protein MSGQETKVGDVVYQGDVVKTGADGRIGINFADGSSFNLSSNARIALDEFVYDPNSKSNSTLFNLTSGTITFVAGNVAKSGDMKVDTPVATMGIRGTTPHVEISEDGAVKFSTLIEAGKHKVAKRSAPAAEQRAEPQDRDRFNLKICRGC; from the coding sequence ATGAGCGGGCAGGAGACCAAGGTCGGTGACGTGGTCTATCAGGGCGATGTGGTGAAGACAGGCGCCGATGGACGGATCGGCATCAACTTTGCCGATGGCAGCTCGTTCAATCTGTCGAGCAACGCGCGGATCGCGTTGGACGAATTCGTCTACGATCCGAACAGCAAATCGAATTCGACCTTGTTCAATCTGACGAGCGGAACGATCACCTTCGTGGCCGGTAATGTCGCAAAGAGCGGCGACATGAAAGTCGATACGCCGGTCGCAACGATGGGCATTCGAGGCACGACGCCCCATGTCGAGATTTCGGAAGATGGCGCCGTGAAATTCTCGACGCTGATCGAAGCGGGCAAGCACAAGGTTGCGAAGCGCTCGGCGCCTGCCGCTGAGCAGCGAGCCGAGCCGCAGGACCGCGACAGGTTCAACTTGAAGATCTGCCGGGGATGCTAG
- a CDS encoding VCBS domain-containing protein produces the protein MAKTGSLRIDTPVGIIRGRAQAGGFGMLSLTALTFAVMSDVKAADPDATFLDDDNIAYKDLEHGAFELWTKEAIPRHIIVEDPSETVVLTRRGSSVNVSQVANSAIRMEELQAAQQAVLANYAKGYGPGGSSTPYYLDLPKLQPINYGQAGGSTPLGTLPPLPEGPSPFVIEPFIPPPQPPSLNSATGPTLIDTAALDLFIASGGSFAASSSEPGATLTFGIGGGTAGNTVMEGITYNISKAGLYGTLFLNSTTGAYLYVPNNAAVNALSAPTTENFTITVSDGTLSVSQTYTVIINGTNDAAIIAGTITGSVTEASGTVAGTSTATGTLTDTDVDNPPNTFTEVSSATPSAKGYGTFTITAAGVWTYTLDNTNAAVQALNVGTTLIDTFTVATIDGTTQLVTITITGANDAAVISGAKTGSVVEASGTSPGTPVATGTLTDTDVDNVANSFIAVLSPTTSNNGYGSFIMTAAGVWTYTLDNANAAVQALNTGETLTDTFTVATVDGTTQVVTITITGANDAAIVSGTITGAVVEAGTSAPGTPVATGALTASDADNAANAFTAVSSPTASSKGYGSFTMTAAGVWTYTLDNSNPAVQALNVGGTLTDTFTVTTVDGTTQVVTITIAGTNDAAVIFGTTTGSVIEAGTAAPGAPVATGTLADTDVDNAANTFAAVSSPAASSKGYGSFTMTAAGVWTYTLDNTNSAVQALNAGETLTDTFTVATVDGTTQVVTITITGANDAAVISGTKTGSVVEATGTAAGIPVATGTLTDVDVDNADNSFVAVTSPAASSKGYGSFTITAAGVWTYTLDNTNPAVQALNVGGTLTDTFTVAAVDGTTQVMTITIAGANDAAVISGATTGSVTEAGTTTPGTPVATGTLTDTDVDNAANTFAAVSSPTASTKGYGTFMITVAGVWTYMLDNNNSTVQALDPGETLTDTFTVATIDGTTQTVTIVIHGSSDADPNDFDNLALGDHVIVDAPYVYGTPNGENIAGGGDEFQIVYAGAGNDTVNGTGKDDILYSGSGNDTIKGNDGNDTIYGGSGNDTVNGNNGSDTITGGFGADQLTGSNGDDVFVYLSVADSNSSQFDTITDFASGSDKINLAALGALAFLHLTSTSTPVPPHTIAWIYNSASNETIVYVNPTDTTLKIGDSSLLEIHLQGIVSVQESDFIFQAADTVVAASEAIDLALETLVVADAAAVTEASAETSASTNDALIASDSSGWVLSATDESSQFHFKPDVGSVGSVKLAHFGETSASAMVDSDEATVALTAGSAIEPWDEYTATPTESLFTFHQESIQANAGAVTIGETTLMSPIGTIQSLGFTATYAVAASQHVEHGVSPVAGANHPSQHESHAAAGSNDPDPPANAVAASQLAQLGVTPGSGAGHQPSQHEPHAASQQSGFNGPHTPANAVAASQLAQLGVTPGSGASHQQSQHEPHTASQQSGPSEPHLPLSSPPAAANPSHQADHASGGPAPAVNDPGHGNSFHFKNEVAAIHTEPIVSVVELNSAPIPGAGGHGAEHGGSAAILETETAALSQTEQHPGSHAYVASHGSHELLI, from the coding sequence ATGGCAAAGACCGGTTCGCTCCGGATCGACACGCCGGTCGGAATCATTCGCGGCCGGGCCCAAGCTGGCGGGTTTGGCATGCTGTCGCTCACGGCGCTCACGTTCGCAGTGATGAGCGATGTCAAGGCGGCCGACCCTGACGCGACGTTCCTGGACGACGACAATATTGCGTACAAGGATCTTGAACACGGCGCGTTCGAGCTCTGGACCAAGGAGGCGATCCCGAGGCACATCATCGTCGAAGATCCCAGTGAGACGGTCGTGCTTACCAGGAGAGGCTCCTCGGTCAACGTAAGCCAGGTCGCAAACTCCGCTATCCGCATGGAAGAATTGCAAGCGGCCCAGCAGGCCGTGCTGGCCAACTACGCCAAGGGCTATGGGCCCGGCGGATCCAGCACTCCCTATTATCTCGATTTGCCGAAGCTGCAGCCGATCAACTACGGCCAAGCCGGCGGCTCGACGCCGCTAGGCACGCTCCCACCGCTGCCGGAGGGTCCAAGTCCCTTCGTCATCGAACCGTTCATTCCGCCGCCCCAGCCACCGTCATTGAATTCGGCAACTGGCCCGACCCTGATCGATACGGCCGCACTCGATCTCTTCATCGCGTCCGGAGGAAGTTTCGCCGCCAGCAGCTCCGAGCCAGGAGCGACGCTGACCTTCGGCATCGGCGGCGGCACCGCCGGCAATACGGTGATGGAAGGCATCACCTACAATATTTCGAAGGCAGGCCTCTACGGCACACTCTTTCTTAACAGCACCACCGGCGCCTACCTCTACGTCCCGAACAATGCCGCGGTGAACGCGCTGTCGGCACCTACGACCGAAAATTTCACAATCACGGTTTCGGACGGCACGCTGTCGGTCAGTCAAACCTACACGGTCATCATCAACGGCACGAATGACGCCGCGATTATTGCCGGCACCATCACCGGTTCGGTGACCGAGGCCAGTGGCACCGTTGCTGGCACTTCGACCGCGACCGGCACGCTCACTGACACTGACGTCGATAATCCACCCAACACCTTCACCGAAGTCAGCTCGGCGACACCGAGCGCGAAGGGCTACGGCACGTTCACGATAACAGCGGCGGGCGTGTGGACCTACACGCTCGACAATACCAATGCCGCGGTGCAGGCGCTCAACGTCGGCACTACGCTGATCGATACCTTCACTGTGGCCACGATAGATGGCACCACCCAGCTGGTGACGATCACCATCACCGGCGCCAATGATGCGGCCGTCATTTCCGGCGCGAAGACCGGATCGGTGGTCGAGGCGAGCGGTACTTCGCCGGGCACCCCCGTCGCGACCGGCACGCTCACCGATACCGACGTCGACAATGTGGCCAACAGCTTCATCGCCGTGCTCTCACCGACCACGAGCAACAACGGCTATGGTAGCTTCATCATGACCGCGGCCGGCGTGTGGACCTACACGCTCGACAACGCCAATGCTGCCGTGCAGGCGCTCAATACCGGTGAGACACTGACCGACACCTTCACCGTGGCCACCGTGGACGGCACCACGCAGGTGGTGACGATCACCATCACCGGCGCCAATGATGCCGCGATCGTTTCCGGCACCATCACCGGCGCGGTGGTCGAGGCCGGCACCTCCGCACCCGGCACGCCGGTCGCGACCGGTGCGCTCACTGCCTCCGACGCCGACAATGCCGCGAATGCCTTCACAGCCGTTAGTTCGCCGACCGCGAGCAGCAAAGGTTACGGCAGCTTCACCATGACCGCGGCCGGCGTGTGGACCTATACGCTGGACAACAGCAACCCCGCGGTGCAGGCCCTCAATGTCGGCGGCACGCTGACCGACACCTTCACGGTTACCACCGTGGACGGCACGACGCAGGTCGTGACGATCACGATTGCCGGCACCAACGACGCTGCGGTCATTTTCGGTACCACCACCGGCTCGGTGATCGAAGCAGGCACCGCCGCGCCCGGTGCGCCCGTTGCGACCGGCACGCTCGCCGATACCGACGTCGACAACGCGGCCAACACCTTTGCGGCGGTCAGCTCCCCGGCTGCGAGTAGCAAAGGATACGGCAGCTTCACCATGACCGCGGCCGGCGTGTGGACCTACACGCTCGACAATACCAACTCCGCCGTGCAGGCGCTCAATGCCGGCGAGACGCTGACCGACACCTTCACCGTGGCCACCGTGGATGGCACCACGCAGGTCGTGACGATCACCATCACCGGCGCCAATGATGCGGCCGTGATTTCCGGCACCAAGACCGGATCGGTCGTCGAGGCTACCGGGACCGCGGCCGGCATCCCCGTCGCGACCGGCACGCTCACCGATGTCGACGTCGACAATGCGGACAACAGTTTCGTAGCGGTAACATCGCCCGCTGCAAGCAGCAAAGGCTACGGCAGCTTCACCATCACGGCGGCCGGCGTGTGGACCTACACGCTCGACAATACTAACCCTGCCGTGCAGGCGCTCAATGTCGGCGGTACGCTGACCGACACTTTCACGGTGGCCGCCGTGGACGGCACGACGCAGGTGATGACGATCACCATCGCCGGCGCCAATGACGCAGCGGTCATTTCCGGCGCCACGACCGGCTCGGTGACCGAGGCCGGCACCACCACGCCGGGCACGCCCGTTGCGACCGGCACGCTTACCGATACCGACGTCGACAATGCGGCCAACACCTTCGCGGCGGTCAGCTCGCCGACAGCGAGCACCAAAGGCTACGGCACGTTCATGATAACCGTGGCCGGCGTGTGGACCTACATGCTGGACAACAACAATAGCACGGTGCAGGCCCTTGATCCCGGCGAGACGCTGACCGACACGTTCACCGTCGCCACGATCGACGGCACGACACAGACGGTGACCATCGTCATCCACGGCAGCAGCGATGCAGACCCCAACGATTTCGACAATCTGGCCCTGGGGGACCATGTCATCGTCGATGCGCCCTATGTTTACGGAACGCCGAACGGCGAGAACATCGCGGGCGGCGGCGATGAATTTCAGATCGTCTACGCCGGCGCCGGCAATGACACCGTCAACGGCACCGGCAAGGATGACATTCTGTATTCGGGATCCGGCAACGATACGATCAAGGGAAACGACGGCAACGACACCATCTACGGCGGATCCGGAAACGACACTGTCAACGGCAACAACGGCAGCGATACCATCACGGGTGGATTCGGCGCTGACCAGCTGACGGGCAGCAATGGCGATGACGTGTTCGTCTATTTGTCCGTTGCCGATTCCAACTCGAGCCAGTTCGACACCATTACCGATTTCGCGTCAGGTTCGGACAAGATCAACCTGGCGGCGCTTGGCGCGCTGGCATTCCTGCACCTGACCTCGACAAGCACGCCGGTGCCGCCGCATACCATCGCCTGGATCTACAACAGCGCGAGCAATGAAACGATCGTCTACGTGAATCCGACCGATACCACCCTGAAAATCGGCGATTCGTCCCTCCTGGAAATTCACTTGCAGGGCATCGTCTCCGTTCAGGAGTCGGATTTCATCTTTCAGGCGGCAGATACCGTTGTTGCAGCCAGCGAAGCCATTGACCTCGCGCTTGAGACTCTCGTAGTGGCCGACGCCGCCGCAGTTACGGAGGCCAGCGCTGAAACATCCGCCAGCACCAACGATGCCTTGATCGCCAGCGACAGCTCCGGTTGGGTCCTGTCAGCAACCGACGAAAGCTCCCAGTTCCATTTCAAGCCCGACGTCGGTTCAGTCGGCTCGGTCAAGCTTGCGCATTTTGGCGAAACCTCGGCCTCTGCGATGGTCGACAGCGACGAAGCAACCGTTGCACTGACAGCTGGATCGGCGATCGAGCCCTGGGACGAATACACTGCGACGCCAACGGAGAGTCTCTTCACGTTCCATCAAGAATCAATCCAGGCCAATGCAGGCGCCGTTACGATCGGCGAAACAACCTTGATGTCTCCGATCGGTACGATCCAATCTCTCGGCTTCACGGCTACGTATGCGGTCGCCGCCTCGCAACATGTCGAACATGGCGTATCGCCCGTCGCCGGCGCGAACCACCCGTCGCAGCATGAGTCGCACGCCGCCGCCGGCTCCAACGATCCTGATCCGCCGGCAAATGCTGTCGCCGCCTCACAGCTCGCCCAGCTTGGGGTAACACCGGGCAGCGGCGCGGGCCACCAGCCATCGCAGCATGAGCCGCATGCCGCGTCCCAGCAATCCGGCTTCAACGGTCCTCATACGCCGGCGAATGCCGTCGCCGCATCACAGCTTGCCCAGCTTGGAGTCACACCGGGCAGCGGCGCGAGCCACCAGCAATCGCAGCATGAGCCGCATACAGCGTCTCAGCAATCCGGCCCCAGCGAGCCTCATTTACCACTGTCCTCTCCTCCGGCGGCCGCCAACCCAAGCCACCAAGCCGATCACGCGAGCGGCGGTCCAGCACCGGCGGTGAACGACCCCGGCCACGGCAATTCATTCCATTTCAAGAACGAGGTTGCCGCCATACACACCGAGCCGATCGTGTCGGTAGTAGAATTGAACTCCGCCCCCATTCCGGGCGCAGGCGGGCACGGTGCAGAACACGGTGGATCTGCGGCAATCCTGGAAACAGAAACGGCTGCGCTCTCTCAGACTGAACAGCACCCGGGCAGCCATGCCTATGTCGCGAGCCACGGGTCGCACGAGTTGTTGATCTGA
- a CDS encoding response regulator produces the protein MHVPPRILIVDDNETNRCLLTARLGAEGYETVEAENGERALAVVREVAPDVVLLDVMMPKIDGLEVCRRLKVDTTLGFVPIIMVTARADSRDVVTGLNAGADEYLTKPIDHAALVARVRSMLRIKELHDRVEAQAGELSVWNRMLEQRVAEQVVQIERVGRLKRFLSPQIAELILSSSTHEPLASHRRQVTIVFGDLRGFTAFAEIAEPEEVMAVMREYHATLGSLVHEFEGTLERFLGDGIMVIFGDPIPCPDPCQRAVQMAVAMRSRLSELSGKWRRERYELGFGVGIAYGYATLGAIGFEGRSEYSAIGTVVNLAARLCAEARDGQILVDSKVREALDGRATAEPVGELTLKGLRRPIAAYNVLEMI, from the coding sequence ATGCATGTCCCGCCCCGAATCCTGATCGTGGATGACAACGAAACGAATCGCTGCCTTCTTACCGCGCGTCTCGGTGCTGAGGGATACGAGACCGTGGAGGCCGAAAACGGTGAACGCGCGCTCGCCGTCGTGCGTGAAGTCGCGCCAGACGTTGTCCTCCTCGACGTCATGATGCCGAAAATCGATGGCTTGGAAGTCTGCCGGCGATTGAAGGTCGATACGACGCTCGGATTCGTTCCAATCATCATGGTGACGGCGCGAGCTGACTCAAGAGATGTCGTCACCGGACTTAACGCGGGCGCCGACGAGTATCTGACCAAACCAATCGACCATGCAGCACTCGTTGCGCGCGTGCGCTCCATGCTCCGCATCAAGGAACTGCATGATCGAGTTGAAGCACAGGCGGGCGAACTCTCAGTGTGGAACAGAATGCTTGAGCAACGCGTTGCGGAGCAAGTTGTGCAAATTGAACGGGTGGGCCGTCTAAAACGCTTTCTTTCGCCGCAGATCGCGGAATTGATTCTTTCCTCCTCGACGCATGAGCCTTTGGCGAGCCACCGCAGACAAGTGACAATAGTCTTCGGTGACCTGCGAGGCTTTACTGCCTTCGCAGAGATCGCCGAGCCCGAGGAGGTGATGGCGGTGATGCGGGAGTACCATGCAACGCTGGGCTCCCTGGTCCACGAGTTTGAAGGCACGCTGGAGAGATTCCTGGGCGACGGAATCATGGTGATTTTCGGCGATCCGATTCCTTGTCCAGACCCGTGCCAGCGAGCTGTTCAGATGGCGGTCGCGATGCGCAGCCGCTTGTCGGAGTTATCGGGAAAGTGGCGGCGTGAAAGATACGAGCTCGGCTTTGGAGTCGGCATTGCATATGGATATGCGACCCTCGGCGCTATCGGCTTCGAGGGCCGCTCCGAATACAGCGCGATCGGGACCGTGGTAAATCTGGCTGCCCGTCTTTGCGCAGAAGCGCGGGATGGTCAGATCTTGGTTGATAGCAAAGTACGCGAGGCGCTCGATGGCAGGGCAACCGCGGAGCCAGTAGGCGAACTGACGCTCAAGGGTTTGCGTCGACCCATAGCGGCATACAACGTGCTGGAGATGATTTGA
- a CDS encoding response regulator, which yields MSKRVLVVEDQEDNRQILRDLLASVGYEMIEAHDGEAALIAARTQSPDLILMDIQLPILDGYEATRRIKAQSDLRHIPIVAVTSYALGGDEEKARVAGCDAYVAKPYSARKLLETINRYLT from the coding sequence ATGAGCAAGCGCGTACTGGTGGTCGAAGATCAAGAGGACAATCGGCAGATTCTGCGCGATCTGCTCGCAAGCGTCGGTTACGAAATGATCGAGGCGCACGACGGTGAAGCAGCGCTCATAGCAGCGCGAACCCAAAGCCCGGACCTGATCCTGATGGATATCCAACTGCCTATTCTCGACGGATACGAGGCGACGCGGCGCATAAAAGCACAATCAGATCTCCGCCATATTCCAATAGTCGCCGTCACCTCCTATGCGCTTGGCGGTGACGAAGAAAAGGCACGCGTGGCAGGCTGCGATGCCTATGTCGCAAAGCCCTACAGCGCACGAAAGCTACTTGAGACGATCAATCGATACCTGACATGA
- a CDS encoding sensor histidine kinase, whose translation MNVEADSSTAFPAPRPLAAPSRASGDGASVKDGLVDFASRPSLRTKLLAAFLVIEMLLISVGVIGLLSLREADQRANQVVALQHKIEAYRQVQHNTLRQLHGVSAALALPSETTLAGALRQINQFGYDLDRVSFVAKDEVALLDQVREEYARFIAVVSHVIDLIRNGRSAEAKQNELAELGPLADKLERLTNQLVNRAEADMVAGIDASRQTYVRSQMLVAAVALASFVLTLVLGHAISRSVIEPVRIIHDGLNRIAAGDFTQRIKVSNRDELGELAAHVNSTCEELQQLYQSLEEVSRHKSQFLANMSHELRTPLNAILGFSELLLDGIYGDPPEKMRSALERIQRNGRHLLGLINDVLDLSKIEAGQLQLSLADYSVEELVSGVYISVESLAAEKRLGLKFAVPPGLPPARGDERRLAQALFNLVGNAIKFTDAGEVRIEVEANGDFYRFSVQDTGPGIDQTDQTKIFQEFQQVDSSITKTKGGAGLGLAIVKRIVEMHGGRIWIESRLGHGARFSFLVPARLEQQAAQS comes from the coding sequence GAACGTGGAGGCTGATTCATCTACCGCGTTTCCTGCTCCGCGCCCGCTCGCTGCACCATCGCGAGCAAGTGGCGACGGGGCGTCGGTGAAGGACGGTCTCGTCGACTTCGCATCGCGCCCCTCGCTGCGCACCAAGTTGCTCGCGGCCTTCCTTGTCATCGAGATGCTCCTGATCTCGGTTGGGGTAATCGGGCTCCTTTCGCTCCGCGAAGCCGACCAGCGGGCCAACCAAGTCGTTGCCCTGCAGCACAAGATCGAGGCATACCGGCAGGTGCAGCACAATACGCTTCGACAGCTCCATGGCGTATCCGCTGCTCTCGCCCTTCCGAGTGAAACGACATTGGCGGGTGCGCTGCGGCAGATCAATCAGTTTGGGTACGATCTTGACCGCGTCTCGTTCGTCGCAAAGGACGAGGTTGCGTTGCTGGATCAGGTACGCGAAGAGTACGCACGCTTCATTGCCGTAGTTTCACACGTCATCGATCTCATCCGCAACGGGCGATCGGCTGAGGCCAAACAGAACGAACTCGCAGAACTCGGGCCGCTCGCAGACAAACTCGAACGACTGACCAATCAATTGGTCAATCGGGCAGAAGCAGACATGGTCGCCGGCATAGATGCGAGCCGGCAAACCTATGTCAGATCTCAGATGCTTGTCGCCGCCGTCGCGCTGGCAAGCTTCGTGCTTACGCTGGTCCTGGGACATGCTATCTCCCGGTCTGTGATCGAACCGGTCCGCATCATCCACGACGGTCTGAATCGAATAGCGGCTGGCGACTTCACCCAGCGCATCAAGGTTTCCAATCGGGACGAACTTGGGGAGCTTGCAGCGCACGTCAATTCGACCTGCGAAGAGCTACAGCAGCTCTACCAAAGCCTTGAGGAGGTCAGCCGTCACAAATCGCAGTTCCTCGCAAACATGAGTCATGAATTGCGGACGCCGCTGAACGCGATACTCGGCTTTTCGGAGCTCCTGCTGGACGGCATATACGGCGATCCTCCGGAGAAAATGCGATCAGCTCTCGAACGCATCCAACGGAACGGCAGACATCTGCTCGGACTCATCAACGACGTTCTCGATCTCTCCAAGATTGAAGCCGGACAGCTCCAACTTTCTCTGGCCGATTATTCCGTAGAGGAACTGGTGAGCGGTGTTTATATATCGGTTGAATCCCTCGCCGCCGAAAAGCGTTTGGGGTTGAAATTTGCCGTTCCCCCTGGTCTGCCGCCAGCGCGAGGCGACGAACGCAGGCTTGCTCAGGCACTGTTCAACCTTGTTGGCAACGCGATCAAATTCACCGATGCGGGGGAGGTTCGGATCGAAGTGGAGGCAAATGGGGACTTCTACAGATTTTCCGTACAGGACACTGGACCGGGCATTGATCAAACCGATCAAACAAAAATCTTCCAGGAATTCCAGCAGGTGGATAGCTCGATCACCAAGACGAAGGGAGGCGCTGGATTGGGCCTCGCCATCGTAAAGCGCATTGTGGAGATGCATGGTGGGCGAATATGGATTGAATCCCGCCTCGGTCATGGCGCGAGATTTTCCTTTCTGGTCCCGGCTCGGCTTGAGCAACAGGCGGCGCAGTCATGA